In Drosophila pseudoobscura strain MV-25-SWS-2005 chromosome 4, UCI_Dpse_MV25, whole genome shotgun sequence, the following proteins share a genomic window:
- the Shaw gene encoding potassium voltage-gated channel protein Shaw isoform X1, with product MTYIPKKMHYTQAAMNLINMDSENRVVLNVGGIRHETYKATLKKIPATRLSRLTEALANYDPILNEYFFDRHPGVFAQVLNYYRTGKLHYPTDVCGPLFEEELEFWGLDSNQVEPCCWMTYTQHRDTQETLAVLDRLDLDTEKPSEEELARKFGFEEDYYKGTLSWWQEMKPRIWSLFDEPYSSNAAKTIGVVSVFFICISILSFCLKTHPDMRVPIVQKVTVRTANGSTAWVLDKPQTNAHIAFFYIECVCNAWFTFEILVRFISSPNKCEFIKSSVNIIDYIATLSFYIDLVLQRFASHLENADILEFFSIIRIMRLFKLTRHSSGLKILIQTFRASAKELTLLVFFLVLGIVIFASLVYYAERIQPNPHNDFNSIPLGLWWALVTMTTVGYGDMAPKTYIGMFVGALCALAGVLTIALPVPVIVSNFAMYYSHTQARAKLPKKRRRVLPVEQPRQARIPGAPGGVSGCGTPGSGPHSGPMGSGGTGPRRMNNKTKDLVSPKSVAQLFAGPLGASIVAMSPRTMLDLNPALAMGKPTFQPRFPTQLAATPSPMASTNTHGSAAAAAATAVGVGATTTTVVAPIVPPTIAVSTTASVGKDSGISTTTTTATAAGNANLETSKKAFL from the exons ATGACTtacataccaaaaaaaatgcaCTATACGCAAGCAGCCATGAATCTGATCAACATGGACTCGGAGAATCGGGTGGTGCTGAATGTCGGTGGGATACGGCACGAGACATACAAGGCCACATTGAAAAAGATTCCAGCGACGCGACTGTCGCGTCTCACGGAAGCCCTGGCCAACTATGATCCGATACTGAATGAGTACTTCTTTGATCGGCATCCGGGCGTATTCGCACAAGTGCTCAACTATTACAG AACTGGCAAACTGCATTATCCCACAGATGTGTGCGGACCGCTGTTTGAGGAGGAATTGGAATTCTGGGGTCTAGACTCGAATCAGGTAGAGCCCTGCTGTTGGATGACCTATACACAG CATCGCGACACACAGGAAACCCTAGCCGTATTGGATCGTCTGGATCTGGATACGGAAAAACCGTCCGAAGAGGAATTGGCACGCAAATTTGGCTTCGAAGAGGACTACTACAAAGGCACCCTATCCTGGTGGCAGGAAATGAAGCCGCGCATTTGGTCCTTGTTCGATGAGCCCTACAGTTCCAATGCCGCCAAG aCCATTGGCGTTGtttcggtattttttatatGCATTTCGATATTGTCATTCTGCCTGAAAACCCATCCCGATATGAGGGTACCAATAGTGCAAAAGGTGACCGTTCGAACGGCGAACGGTAGCACGGCCTGGGTCCTGGACAAGCCACAAACCAATGCGCATATAGCCTTTTTTTATATCGAATGCGTTTGCAATGCCTGGTTTACATTTGAGATATTG GTACGCTTTATCTCATCGCCGAACAAATGTGAATTCATCAAGTCATCTGTTAACATCATAGACTATATAGCAACGCTTAGTTTTTATATCGATCTTGTGCTTCAGCGATTCGCATCGCATTTGGAGAACGCTGACATACTGGAGTTCTTCTCGATCATACGCATCATGCGTCTGTTCAAGCTAACTCGTCACTCGTCCGGCCTGAAGATCCTCATCCAAACGTTCCGTGCCTCGGCGAAGGAGCTGACCCTGCTGGTGTTTTTCCTCGTCCTTGGTATTGTGATCTTCGCCAGCTTGGTGTACTATGCCGAGCGCATACAACCGAATCCGCACAACGACTTCAACAGCATACCGCTTGGCCTGTGGTGGGCTTTGGTGACAATGACCACCGTGGGGTATGGCGATATGGCGCCAAAAACATACATCGGCATGTTCGTGGGCGCCCTGTGCGCCCTGGCCGGTGTACTAACCATTGCACTGCCAGTGCCCGTTATAGTTAGCAACTTTGCGATGTACTATTCGCATACGCAGGCGCGCGCGAAACTGCCAAAGAAGCGTAGACGAGTGCTTCCCGTCGAACAGCCGCGACAAGCGCGAATACCAG GGGCCCCTGGCGGTGTCAGTGGTTGTGGCACACCGGGCTCGGGGCCACATTCGGGACCCATGGGCTCTGGCGGCACTGGACCGCGTCGCATGAACAATAAAACCAAGGATCTGGTCAGTCCCAAATCAG TTGCTCAACTCTTCGCAGGTCCACTGGGCGCCAGCATCGTGGCGATGAGTCCGCGTACGATGCTCGATTTGAATCCGGCCTTGGCCATGGGCAAGCCGACATTTCAGCCCCGATTCCCCACCCAACTGGCGGCCACACCGTCGCCCATGGCCAGCACCAATACCCATGGCAgtgcagccgcagcagcggcaacggcagtaGGCGTTGGAGCCACAACTACCACCGTAGTGGCACCGATTGTGCCACCAACCATTGCGGTCTCCACAACCGCTAGTGTGGGCAAGGACAGCGGAATTTCCACAACAACCACCACAGCTACAGCCGCAGGCAACGCCAATCTGGAGACCAGCAAGAAGGCCTTCCTCTAA
- the Shaw gene encoding potassium voltage-gated channel protein Shaw isoform X4 produces MTYIPKKMHYTQAAMNLINMDSENRVVLNVGGIRHETYKATLKKIPATRLSRLTEALANYDPILNEYFFDRHPGVFAQVLNYYRTGKLHYPTDVCGPLFEEELEFWGLDSNQVEPCCWMTYTQHRDTQETLAVLDRLDLDTEKPSEEELARKFGFEEDYYKGTLSWWQEMKPRIWSLFDEPYSSNAAKTIGVVSVFFICISILSFCLKTHPDMRVPIVQKVTVRTANGSTAWVLDKPQTNAHIAFFYIECVCNAWFTFEILVRFISSPNKCEFIKSSVNIIDYIATLSFYIDLVLQRFASHLENADILEFFSIIRIMRLFKLTRHSSGLKILIQTFRASAKELTLLVFFLVLGIVIFASLVYYAERIQPNPHNDFNSIPLGLWWALVTMTTVGYGDMAPKTYIGMFVGALCALAGVLTIALPVPVIVSNFAMYYSHTQARAKLPKKRRRVLPVEQPRQARIPGAPGGVSGCGTPGSGPHSGPMGSGGTGPRRMNNKTKDLVSPKSDEYTTMIGKPRDGKKSRLL; encoded by the exons ATGACTtacataccaaaaaaaatgcaCTATACGCAAGCAGCCATGAATCTGATCAACATGGACTCGGAGAATCGGGTGGTGCTGAATGTCGGTGGGATACGGCACGAGACATACAAGGCCACATTGAAAAAGATTCCAGCGACGCGACTGTCGCGTCTCACGGAAGCCCTGGCCAACTATGATCCGATACTGAATGAGTACTTCTTTGATCGGCATCCGGGCGTATTCGCACAAGTGCTCAACTATTACAG AACTGGCAAACTGCATTATCCCACAGATGTGTGCGGACCGCTGTTTGAGGAGGAATTGGAATTCTGGGGTCTAGACTCGAATCAGGTAGAGCCCTGCTGTTGGATGACCTATACACAG CATCGCGACACACAGGAAACCCTAGCCGTATTGGATCGTCTGGATCTGGATACGGAAAAACCGTCCGAAGAGGAATTGGCACGCAAATTTGGCTTCGAAGAGGACTACTACAAAGGCACCCTATCCTGGTGGCAGGAAATGAAGCCGCGCATTTGGTCCTTGTTCGATGAGCCCTACAGTTCCAATGCCGCCAAG aCCATTGGCGTTGtttcggtattttttatatGCATTTCGATATTGTCATTCTGCCTGAAAACCCATCCCGATATGAGGGTACCAATAGTGCAAAAGGTGACCGTTCGAACGGCGAACGGTAGCACGGCCTGGGTCCTGGACAAGCCACAAACCAATGCGCATATAGCCTTTTTTTATATCGAATGCGTTTGCAATGCCTGGTTTACATTTGAGATATTG GTACGCTTTATCTCATCGCCGAACAAATGTGAATTCATCAAGTCATCTGTTAACATCATAGACTATATAGCAACGCTTAGTTTTTATATCGATCTTGTGCTTCAGCGATTCGCATCGCATTTGGAGAACGCTGACATACTGGAGTTCTTCTCGATCATACGCATCATGCGTCTGTTCAAGCTAACTCGTCACTCGTCCGGCCTGAAGATCCTCATCCAAACGTTCCGTGCCTCGGCGAAGGAGCTGACCCTGCTGGTGTTTTTCCTCGTCCTTGGTATTGTGATCTTCGCCAGCTTGGTGTACTATGCCGAGCGCATACAACCGAATCCGCACAACGACTTCAACAGCATACCGCTTGGCCTGTGGTGGGCTTTGGTGACAATGACCACCGTGGGGTATGGCGATATGGCGCCAAAAACATACATCGGCATGTTCGTGGGCGCCCTGTGCGCCCTGGCCGGTGTACTAACCATTGCACTGCCAGTGCCCGTTATAGTTAGCAACTTTGCGATGTACTATTCGCATACGCAGGCGCGCGCGAAACTGCCAAAGAAGCGTAGACGAGTGCTTCCCGTCGAACAGCCGCGACAAGCGCGAATACCAG GGGCCCCTGGCGGTGTCAGTGGTTGTGGCACACCGGGCTCGGGGCCACATTCGGGACCCATGGGCTCTGGCGGCACTGGACCGCGTCGCATGAACAATAAAACCAAGGATCTGGTCAGTCCCAAATCAG ATGAATATACAACAATGATTGGCAAACCGCGAGATGGCAAAAAGAGCAGGCTGCTCTAA
- the Shaw gene encoding potassium voltage-gated channel protein Shaw isoform X5, with the protein MTYIPKKMHYTQAAMNLINMDSENRVVLNVGGIRHETYKATLKKIPATRLSRLTEALANYDPILNEYFFDRHPGVFAQVLNYYRTGKLHYPTDVCGPLFEEELEFWGLDSNQVEPCCWMTYTQHRDTQETLAVLDRLDLDTEKPSEEELARKFGFEEDYYKGTLSWWQEMKPRIWSLFDEPYSSNAAKTIGVVSVFFICISILSFCLKTHPDMRVPIVQKVTVRTANGSTAWVLDKPQTNAHIAFFYIECVCNAWFTFEILVRFISSPNKCEFIKSSVNIIDYIATLSFYIDLVLQRFASHLENADILEFFSIIRIMRLFKLTRHSSGLKILIQTFRASAKELTLLVFFLVLGIVIFASLVYYAERIQPNPHNDFNSIPLGLWWALVTMTTVGYGDMAPKTYIGMFVGALCALAGVLTIALPVPVIVSNFAMYYSHTQARAKLPKKRRRVLPVEQPRQARIPGAPGGVSGCGTPGSGPHSGPMGSGGTGPRRMNNKTKDLVSPKSDMAFSFD; encoded by the exons ATGACTtacataccaaaaaaaatgcaCTATACGCAAGCAGCCATGAATCTGATCAACATGGACTCGGAGAATCGGGTGGTGCTGAATGTCGGTGGGATACGGCACGAGACATACAAGGCCACATTGAAAAAGATTCCAGCGACGCGACTGTCGCGTCTCACGGAAGCCCTGGCCAACTATGATCCGATACTGAATGAGTACTTCTTTGATCGGCATCCGGGCGTATTCGCACAAGTGCTCAACTATTACAG AACTGGCAAACTGCATTATCCCACAGATGTGTGCGGACCGCTGTTTGAGGAGGAATTGGAATTCTGGGGTCTAGACTCGAATCAGGTAGAGCCCTGCTGTTGGATGACCTATACACAG CATCGCGACACACAGGAAACCCTAGCCGTATTGGATCGTCTGGATCTGGATACGGAAAAACCGTCCGAAGAGGAATTGGCACGCAAATTTGGCTTCGAAGAGGACTACTACAAAGGCACCCTATCCTGGTGGCAGGAAATGAAGCCGCGCATTTGGTCCTTGTTCGATGAGCCCTACAGTTCCAATGCCGCCAAG aCCATTGGCGTTGtttcggtattttttatatGCATTTCGATATTGTCATTCTGCCTGAAAACCCATCCCGATATGAGGGTACCAATAGTGCAAAAGGTGACCGTTCGAACGGCGAACGGTAGCACGGCCTGGGTCCTGGACAAGCCACAAACCAATGCGCATATAGCCTTTTTTTATATCGAATGCGTTTGCAATGCCTGGTTTACATTTGAGATATTG GTACGCTTTATCTCATCGCCGAACAAATGTGAATTCATCAAGTCATCTGTTAACATCATAGACTATATAGCAACGCTTAGTTTTTATATCGATCTTGTGCTTCAGCGATTCGCATCGCATTTGGAGAACGCTGACATACTGGAGTTCTTCTCGATCATACGCATCATGCGTCTGTTCAAGCTAACTCGTCACTCGTCCGGCCTGAAGATCCTCATCCAAACGTTCCGTGCCTCGGCGAAGGAGCTGACCCTGCTGGTGTTTTTCCTCGTCCTTGGTATTGTGATCTTCGCCAGCTTGGTGTACTATGCCGAGCGCATACAACCGAATCCGCACAACGACTTCAACAGCATACCGCTTGGCCTGTGGTGGGCTTTGGTGACAATGACCACCGTGGGGTATGGCGATATGGCGCCAAAAACATACATCGGCATGTTCGTGGGCGCCCTGTGCGCCCTGGCCGGTGTACTAACCATTGCACTGCCAGTGCCCGTTATAGTTAGCAACTTTGCGATGTACTATTCGCATACGCAGGCGCGCGCGAAACTGCCAAAGAAGCGTAGACGAGTGCTTCCCGTCGAACAGCCGCGACAAGCGCGAATACCAG GGGCCCCTGGCGGTGTCAGTGGTTGTGGCACACCGGGCTCGGGGCCACATTCGGGACCCATGGGCTCTGGCGGCACTGGACCGCGTCGCATGAACAATAAAACCAAGGATCTGGTCAGTCCCAAATCAG ATATGGCCTTCAGTTTCGActaa
- the Shaw gene encoding potassium voltage-gated channel protein Shaw isoform X3 — MNLINMDSENRVVLNVGGIRHETYKATLKKIPATRLSRLTEALANYDPILNEYFFDRHPGVFAQVLNYYRTGKLHYPTDVCGPLFEEELEFWGLDSNQVEPCCWMTYTQHRDTQETLAVLDRLDLDTEKPSEEELARKFGFEEDYYKGTLSWWQEMKPRIWSLFDEPYSSNAAKTIGVVSVFFICISILSFCLKTHPDMRVPIVQKVTVRTANGSTAWVLDKPQTNAHIAFFYIECVCNAWFTFEILVRFISSPNKCEFIKSSVNIIDYIATLSFYIDLVLQRFASHLENADILEFFSIIRIMRLFKLTRHSSGLKILIQTFRASAKELTLLVFFLVLGIVIFASLVYYAERIQPNPHNDFNSIPLGLWWALVTMTTVGYGDMAPKTYIGMFVGALCALAGVLTIALPVPVIVSNFAMYYSHTQARAKLPKKRRRVLPVEQPRQARIPGAPGGVSGCGTPGSGPHSGPMGSGGTGPRRMNNKTKDLVSPKSVAQLFAGPLGASIVAMSPRTMLDLNPALAMGKPTFQPRFPTQLAATPSPMASTNTHGSAAAAAATAVGVGATTTTVVAPIVPPTIAVSTTASVGKDSGISTTTTTATAAGNANLETSKKAFL; from the exons ATGAATCTGATCAACATGGACTCGGAGAATCGGGTGGTGCTGAATGTCGGTGGGATACGGCACGAGACATACAAGGCCACATTGAAAAAGATTCCAGCGACGCGACTGTCGCGTCTCACGGAAGCCCTGGCCAACTATGATCCGATACTGAATGAGTACTTCTTTGATCGGCATCCGGGCGTATTCGCACAAGTGCTCAACTATTACAG AACTGGCAAACTGCATTATCCCACAGATGTGTGCGGACCGCTGTTTGAGGAGGAATTGGAATTCTGGGGTCTAGACTCGAATCAGGTAGAGCCCTGCTGTTGGATGACCTATACACAG CATCGCGACACACAGGAAACCCTAGCCGTATTGGATCGTCTGGATCTGGATACGGAAAAACCGTCCGAAGAGGAATTGGCACGCAAATTTGGCTTCGAAGAGGACTACTACAAAGGCACCCTATCCTGGTGGCAGGAAATGAAGCCGCGCATTTGGTCCTTGTTCGATGAGCCCTACAGTTCCAATGCCGCCAAG aCCATTGGCGTTGtttcggtattttttatatGCATTTCGATATTGTCATTCTGCCTGAAAACCCATCCCGATATGAGGGTACCAATAGTGCAAAAGGTGACCGTTCGAACGGCGAACGGTAGCACGGCCTGGGTCCTGGACAAGCCACAAACCAATGCGCATATAGCCTTTTTTTATATCGAATGCGTTTGCAATGCCTGGTTTACATTTGAGATATTG GTACGCTTTATCTCATCGCCGAACAAATGTGAATTCATCAAGTCATCTGTTAACATCATAGACTATATAGCAACGCTTAGTTTTTATATCGATCTTGTGCTTCAGCGATTCGCATCGCATTTGGAGAACGCTGACATACTGGAGTTCTTCTCGATCATACGCATCATGCGTCTGTTCAAGCTAACTCGTCACTCGTCCGGCCTGAAGATCCTCATCCAAACGTTCCGTGCCTCGGCGAAGGAGCTGACCCTGCTGGTGTTTTTCCTCGTCCTTGGTATTGTGATCTTCGCCAGCTTGGTGTACTATGCCGAGCGCATACAACCGAATCCGCACAACGACTTCAACAGCATACCGCTTGGCCTGTGGTGGGCTTTGGTGACAATGACCACCGTGGGGTATGGCGATATGGCGCCAAAAACATACATCGGCATGTTCGTGGGCGCCCTGTGCGCCCTGGCCGGTGTACTAACCATTGCACTGCCAGTGCCCGTTATAGTTAGCAACTTTGCGATGTACTATTCGCATACGCAGGCGCGCGCGAAACTGCCAAAGAAGCGTAGACGAGTGCTTCCCGTCGAACAGCCGCGACAAGCGCGAATACCAG GGGCCCCTGGCGGTGTCAGTGGTTGTGGCACACCGGGCTCGGGGCCACATTCGGGACCCATGGGCTCTGGCGGCACTGGACCGCGTCGCATGAACAATAAAACCAAGGATCTGGTCAGTCCCAAATCAG TTGCTCAACTCTTCGCAGGTCCACTGGGCGCCAGCATCGTGGCGATGAGTCCGCGTACGATGCTCGATTTGAATCCGGCCTTGGCCATGGGCAAGCCGACATTTCAGCCCCGATTCCCCACCCAACTGGCGGCCACACCGTCGCCCATGGCCAGCACCAATACCCATGGCAgtgcagccgcagcagcggcaacggcagtaGGCGTTGGAGCCACAACTACCACCGTAGTGGCACCGATTGTGCCACCAACCATTGCGGTCTCCACAACCGCTAGTGTGGGCAAGGACAGCGGAATTTCCACAACAACCACCACAGCTACAGCCGCAGGCAACGCCAATCTGGAGACCAGCAAGAAGGCCTTCCTCTAA
- the Shaw gene encoding potassium voltage-gated channel protein Shaw isoform X2, translated as MTYIPKKMHYTQAAMNLINMDSENRVVLNVGGIRHETYKATLKKIPATRLSRLTEALANYDPILNEYFFDRHPGVFAQVLNYYRTGKLHYPTDVCGPLFEEELEFWGLDSNQVEPCCWMTYTQHRDTQETLAVLDRLDLDTEKPSEEELARKFGFEEDYYKGTLSWWQEMKPRIWSLFDEPYSSNAAKTIGVVSVFFICISILSFCLKTHPDMRVPIVQKVTVRTANGSTAWVLDKPQTNAHIAFFYIECVCNAWFTFEILVRFISSPNKCEFIKSSVNIIDYIATLSFYIDLVLQRFASHLENADILEFFSIIRIMRLFKLTRHSSGLKILIQTFRASAKELTLLVFFLVLGIVIFASLVYYAERIQPNPHNDFNSIPLGLWWALVTMTTVGYGDMAPKTYIGMFVGALCALAGVLTIALPVPVIVSNFAMYYSHTQARAKLPKKRRRVLPVEQPRQARIPGAPGGVSGCGTPGSGPHSGPMGSGGTGPRRMNNKTKDLVSPKSGPLGASIVAMSPRTMLDLNPALAMGKPTFQPRFPTQLAATPSPMASTNTHGSAAAAAATAVGVGATTTTVVAPIVPPTIAVSTTASVGKDSGISTTTTTATAAGNANLETSKKAFL; from the exons ATGACTtacataccaaaaaaaatgcaCTATACGCAAGCAGCCATGAATCTGATCAACATGGACTCGGAGAATCGGGTGGTGCTGAATGTCGGTGGGATACGGCACGAGACATACAAGGCCACATTGAAAAAGATTCCAGCGACGCGACTGTCGCGTCTCACGGAAGCCCTGGCCAACTATGATCCGATACTGAATGAGTACTTCTTTGATCGGCATCCGGGCGTATTCGCACAAGTGCTCAACTATTACAG AACTGGCAAACTGCATTATCCCACAGATGTGTGCGGACCGCTGTTTGAGGAGGAATTGGAATTCTGGGGTCTAGACTCGAATCAGGTAGAGCCCTGCTGTTGGATGACCTATACACAG CATCGCGACACACAGGAAACCCTAGCCGTATTGGATCGTCTGGATCTGGATACGGAAAAACCGTCCGAAGAGGAATTGGCACGCAAATTTGGCTTCGAAGAGGACTACTACAAAGGCACCCTATCCTGGTGGCAGGAAATGAAGCCGCGCATTTGGTCCTTGTTCGATGAGCCCTACAGTTCCAATGCCGCCAAG aCCATTGGCGTTGtttcggtattttttatatGCATTTCGATATTGTCATTCTGCCTGAAAACCCATCCCGATATGAGGGTACCAATAGTGCAAAAGGTGACCGTTCGAACGGCGAACGGTAGCACGGCCTGGGTCCTGGACAAGCCACAAACCAATGCGCATATAGCCTTTTTTTATATCGAATGCGTTTGCAATGCCTGGTTTACATTTGAGATATTG GTACGCTTTATCTCATCGCCGAACAAATGTGAATTCATCAAGTCATCTGTTAACATCATAGACTATATAGCAACGCTTAGTTTTTATATCGATCTTGTGCTTCAGCGATTCGCATCGCATTTGGAGAACGCTGACATACTGGAGTTCTTCTCGATCATACGCATCATGCGTCTGTTCAAGCTAACTCGTCACTCGTCCGGCCTGAAGATCCTCATCCAAACGTTCCGTGCCTCGGCGAAGGAGCTGACCCTGCTGGTGTTTTTCCTCGTCCTTGGTATTGTGATCTTCGCCAGCTTGGTGTACTATGCCGAGCGCATACAACCGAATCCGCACAACGACTTCAACAGCATACCGCTTGGCCTGTGGTGGGCTTTGGTGACAATGACCACCGTGGGGTATGGCGATATGGCGCCAAAAACATACATCGGCATGTTCGTGGGCGCCCTGTGCGCCCTGGCCGGTGTACTAACCATTGCACTGCCAGTGCCCGTTATAGTTAGCAACTTTGCGATGTACTATTCGCATACGCAGGCGCGCGCGAAACTGCCAAAGAAGCGTAGACGAGTGCTTCCCGTCGAACAGCCGCGACAAGCGCGAATACCAG GGGCCCCTGGCGGTGTCAGTGGTTGTGGCACACCGGGCTCGGGGCCACATTCGGGACCCATGGGCTCTGGCGGCACTGGACCGCGTCGCATGAACAATAAAACCAAGGATCTGGTCAGTCCCAAATCAG GTCCACTGGGCGCCAGCATCGTGGCGATGAGTCCGCGTACGATGCTCGATTTGAATCCGGCCTTGGCCATGGGCAAGCCGACATTTCAGCCCCGATTCCCCACCCAACTGGCGGCCACACCGTCGCCCATGGCCAGCACCAATACCCATGGCAgtgcagccgcagcagcggcaacggcagtaGGCGTTGGAGCCACAACTACCACCGTAGTGGCACCGATTGTGCCACCAACCATTGCGGTCTCCACAACCGCTAGTGTGGGCAAGGACAGCGGAATTTCCACAACAACCACCACAGCTACAGCCGCAGGCAACGCCAATCTGGAGACCAGCAAGAAGGCCTTCCTCTAA